One genomic window of Myxococcales bacterium includes the following:
- a CDS encoding oligopeptide transporter, OPT family: MSEPVPEHKPFVPAEQNIRELTLPAVLMGAVLGIVFAASSTYLGLKIGLTVSASIPVAVLSITLFRWLKLRGTILENNIAQTTGSAGESLAAGVAFTLPSLLIMGFDLELTRILLVALLGGLIGVLMMIPLRHGLIVEEHGKLAYPEGTACADVLIVGEKGGTEAKTVFLGFFIGLGYAFFNLISKVWADVASFKTEFGGQLKKATVAFEVSPPMLGVGYIIGPKVAATMLAGGLLAFVVLIPLIAMFGGPEIAAMSAGDIRGNYVLYIGAGAVATGGFISLGRSLPTIVSAFRRGLSNLSADKGTTRARVLRTEEDLPMKLVLGGAAALTVAIFAAPVLDIDFLTALLVVVFGFFFVTVSSRITGEIGSSSNPISGMTIATLLLTCGLFVLIGRTGVGYKAMALSTAALVCVAASNGGTISQDLKTGYLVGATPRLQQIAIAVGVVTSALAIGITLLLILGAGESIKPVRYDGVKLTPTSESIKGPDGNHYKVAFQHDTGSIKRGKYMVDDAGTPMFFVESAVEANFPYTLKKHTGQLPADVVVAAAAADGTQELKRGDSVVGKVLGEDLGIDRASYRAIELSTEVAGLKAGRYLVDASNTVTYFYDKGPTKMDAPKAQLFALIIDGTLGGDLPWGLVLIGVFIAIILELVGVSSLPFAVGLYLNIATSGGIFIGGAIRWMVDRKRRGESAAEAEFSPGMLMASGLIAGGSIAGVIQAIISSPGVEGAANWGALDFSSYLPTALQTNHGWWPMMFFLLMAGSLYYVATQSKKPS; encoded by the coding sequence ATGTCCGAACCCGTCCCCGAACACAAGCCGTTCGTCCCAGCCGAGCAGAACATCCGCGAGCTCACGCTCCCCGCCGTCCTGATGGGCGCGGTGCTGGGCATCGTGTTCGCGGCGTCGTCGACCTACCTCGGCCTCAAGATCGGCCTCACGGTCTCGGCGTCGATCCCGGTCGCGGTCTTGTCGATCACCCTGTTCCGCTGGCTCAAGCTGCGCGGCACGATCCTCGAGAACAACATCGCCCAGACCACCGGCTCGGCTGGTGAGTCGCTGGCGGCGGGTGTCGCGTTCACGCTGCCGTCGCTGCTGATCATGGGCTTCGACCTCGAGCTCACGCGCATCCTCCTGGTCGCGCTGCTCGGCGGCCTCATCGGCGTGCTGATGATGATCCCGCTGCGCCACGGCCTGATCGTCGAGGAGCACGGCAAGCTGGCCTACCCCGAGGGCACCGCCTGCGCCGACGTGCTGATCGTCGGCGAGAAGGGCGGCACCGAGGCCAAGACGGTGTTCCTGGGCTTCTTCATCGGCCTCGGCTACGCGTTCTTCAACCTGATCTCGAAGGTCTGGGCCGACGTCGCGTCGTTCAAGACCGAGTTCGGCGGCCAGCTCAAGAAGGCCACCGTCGCGTTCGAGGTGTCGCCGCCGATGCTCGGCGTCGGCTACATCATCGGCCCGAAGGTGGCGGCGACGATGCTGGCCGGCGGCCTGCTGGCGTTCGTGGTGCTGATCCCGCTCATCGCCATGTTCGGCGGCCCCGAGATCGCCGCCATGTCCGCCGGCGACATCCGCGGCAACTACGTGCTCTACATCGGCGCCGGCGCGGTCGCGACCGGCGGGTTCATCTCGCTCGGCCGGTCGCTGCCGACCATCGTCAGCGCGTTCCGGCGCGGCCTGTCGAACCTGTCGGCCGACAAGGGCACGACCCGGGCCCGGGTGCTGCGCACCGAGGAGGACCTGCCGATGAAGCTGGTGCTCGGCGGCGCCGCGGCCCTGACGGTGGCGATCTTCGCGGCGCCGGTGCTCGACATCGACTTCTTGACCGCGCTGCTGGTCGTCGTGTTCGGCTTCTTCTTCGTGACCGTGTCGAGCCGCATCACCGGCGAGATCGGCAGCTCGTCGAACCCGATCTCGGGCATGACGATCGCGACGCTGCTGCTCACCTGCGGCCTGTTCGTGCTGATCGGCCGCACCGGCGTCGGCTACAAGGCGATGGCGCTGTCGACCGCCGCGCTGGTGTGCGTGGCGGCCTCCAACGGCGGCACGATCTCGCAGGACCTCAAGACCGGCTACCTGGTCGGCGCCACGCCGCGGCTGCAGCAGATCGCGATCGCGGTCGGCGTGGTCACCAGCGCGCTCGCGATCGGCATCACGCTGCTGCTGATCCTCGGCGCCGGCGAGAGCATCAAGCCGGTCCGCTACGACGGCGTCAAGCTCACGCCCACCAGCGAGAGCATCAAGGGCCCCGACGGCAACCACTACAAGGTCGCGTTCCAGCACGACACCGGGTCGATCAAGCGCGGCAAGTACATGGTCGACGACGCCGGCACGCCGATGTTCTTCGTCGAGTCGGCGGTCGAGGCCAACTTCCCCTACACGCTCAAGAAGCACACCGGCCAGCTACCGGCCGACGTCGTCGTCGCCGCCGCGGCCGCGGATGGCACGCAGGAGCTCAAGCGCGGCGACAGCGTCGTCGGCAAGGTGCTCGGCGAGGATCTCGGCATCGATCGCGCGTCGTACCGCGCGATCGAGCTGTCGACCGAGGTGGCCGGGCTCAAGGCCGGCCGGTACCTCGTCGACGCCAGCAACACGGTCACGTACTTCTACGACAAGGGCCCGACGAAGATGGACGCGCCCAAGGCGCAGCTGTTCGCGTTGATCATCGACGGCACGCTCGGCGGCGACCTGCCGTGGGGGCTCGTGCTGATCGGCGTGTTCATCGCGATCATCCTCGAGCTGGTCGGGGTGTCGTCGCTGCCGTTCGCGGTCGGCCTGTACCTCAACATCGCGACCTCGGGCGGCATCTTCATCGGCGGCGCGATCCGCTGGATGGTCGACCGCAAGCGCCGCGGCGAGTCGGCCGCCGAGGCCGAGTTCTCGCCCGGGATGCTGATGGCGTCCGGGCTCATCGCTGGCGGCTCCATCGCCGGCGTCATCCAGGCCATCATCTCGTCGCCCGGCGTCGAAGGCGCCGCCAACTGGGGCGCCCTCGACTTCAGCTCATACCTCCCCACCGCGCTGCAGACCAACCACGGCTGGTGGCCCATGATGTTCTTCCTCCTCATGGCCGGCTCCCTCTACTACGTCGCCACCCAGAGCAAGAAGCCCTCGTAA